From one Cyanobacterium stanieri PCC 7202 genomic stretch:
- a CDS encoding alpha/beta hydrolase fold protein (COGs: COG0596 hydrolase or acyltransferase (alpha/beta hydrolase superfamily)~InterPro IPR000073~KEGG: ter:Tery_1665 hypothetical protein~PFAM: alpha/beta hydrolase fold~SPTR: Putative uncharacterized protein), which yields MFKSPDVLWLNTNTYLKRFNLPIIKYLSRQVSIGQWEYEQNQDEGCSLEGAIALLDDYLTMTKKPVHLIGHSTGGLLGLLYARQHPEKIKSLTLLGVGVNPSIDWVEYYYNLRKNFPCSRETILTRLSHHLFHYQNHYYQKAFVNILDKALLYSLSPHSLYKSEEISKGGIEKPLMVCGSAEDGIIPCQDIEQWQPHLKQEDYLCLINQNSHFFHYLSPQCVGQQILKFLKATSQTADKKPLPETSRKGIYHK from the coding sequence ATGTTCAAAAGTCCTGATGTGTTGTGGTTAAATACAAATACCTACTTAAAAAGATTCAATTTACCTATCATAAAATACCTCTCTCGTCAGGTATCTATTGGACAGTGGGAATATGAACAAAATCAGGATGAAGGATGTTCCCTTGAAGGTGCGATCGCCCTTTTAGATGATTATTTAACCATGACCAAAAAACCAGTACACCTCATCGGACATAGTACAGGGGGATTATTAGGTTTACTATATGCCCGTCAACATCCCGAAAAAATCAAATCTCTAACCCTCCTAGGAGTAGGGGTAAACCCTAGCATCGACTGGGTAGAATATTATTACAACCTTCGTAAAAACTTTCCCTGTAGTCGAGAAACCATCCTCACCCGTCTTTCTCATCATCTTTTTCATTATCAAAACCACTACTATCAAAAAGCCTTCGTTAATATCCTCGATAAAGCCCTACTATATTCCCTTTCCCCCCATTCCCTTTATAAAAGCGAAGAAATATCCAAAGGAGGTATCGAAAAACCTTTGATGGTGTGCGGCAGTGCGGAGGATGGCATAATCCCTTGTCAAGACATAGAACAATGGCAACCCCATCTAAAACAAGAAGATTATCTCTGTTTAATTAATCAAAATAGTCATTTCTTTCATTACCTATCTCCCCAATGTGTAGGGCAACAAATACTCAAATTTTTGAAAGCTACCTCACAAACCGCCGACAAAAAACCCCTCCCCGAAACTTCGAGGAAGGGAATATATCACAAATAG
- a CDS encoding 4-vinyl reductase 4VR (PFAM: V4R domain~COGs: COG1719 hydrocarbon binding protein (contains V4R domain)~InterPro IPR004096~KEGG: cyc:PCC7424_1095 4-vinyl reductase 4VR~PFAM: 4-vinyl reductase 4VR~SPTR: 4-vinyl reductase 4VR) — MTFTPTKPSRIVEKISKNLWKNQYPKKHDHYTIEDFFHFDTVNGDITDWNESRNVLVTEDFIVGLIEGLEEEVGPASSVVMYNIGKNWGIRDADFFCDWFQKEYEYPKDIREMNLLYVLEAWWWPFTTQGWGNWDVDLSEQKNGFMFVNIFDSAVARTLGDVGKPVCHIYAGLLAGFFSRFINKPLNCIEIQCYSMGETYCKFLLGKQDRIDAATFWHNEGAGAKDIQKRLINGEYLK, encoded by the coding sequence ATGACTTTTACACCAACAAAACCCAGTCGCATTGTGGAAAAAATTTCCAAAAATCTTTGGAAAAATCAATATCCAAAAAAACATGATCACTACACCATAGAAGACTTTTTTCATTTTGATACCGTTAATGGAGATATTACCGATTGGAATGAATCCCGTAATGTTTTAGTAACCGAAGATTTTATCGTGGGATTAATTGAAGGTTTAGAAGAAGAAGTAGGGCCTGCCTCTAGTGTGGTGATGTATAACATCGGTAAAAATTGGGGTATTCGTGATGCCGATTTCTTCTGTGATTGGTTCCAAAAAGAATATGAATATCCCAAAGATATTCGTGAAATGAATTTACTATATGTCCTAGAAGCCTGGTGGTGGCCTTTTACCACCCAAGGTTGGGGTAACTGGGATGTAGATTTGAGTGAACAAAAAAACGGCTTTATGTTCGTCAATATCTTTGACTCCGCCGTTGCCCGTACCCTCGGCGACGTAGGAAAACCCGTATGCCATATTTACGCTGGACTATTAGCAGGATTTTTTAGTCGCTTTATCAATAAGCCCTTAAACTGCATTGAAATTCAGTGTTATTCCATGGGAGAAACCTACTGTAAGTTTTTGTTAGGTAAACAAGATCGCATTGATGCGGCTACTTTCTGGCATAACGAAGGCGCAGGGGCGAAGGATATTCAAAAACGATTGATCAATGGAGAGTATCTCAAATAA
- a CDS encoding hypothetical protein (KEGG: cyn:Cyan7425_3171 hypothetical protein~SPTR: Putative uncharacterized protein), with translation MYPELQTLIHEAEYNYLQKDDLELFSEHINNLQQKLEVYRLLRDQEIEIFQGVADKLVAQFSDSQEKALETSLHHWLLIMRYAAMAMLLNNPEFLERRLLEWLTDIVQVRESQSIDSAVHSLLMTQLGKTMDSSELNYLEPFLNQAKEYLVNAPVRA, from the coding sequence ATGTACCCAGAATTACAAACACTCATCCACGAAGCAGAATATAACTACCTTCAAAAGGATGATTTAGAACTCTTTTCCGAGCATATTAACAATCTTCAGCAAAAACTAGAAGTTTATCGCTTACTTAGAGATCAAGAAATTGAGATTTTCCAAGGGGTAGCCGATAAATTGGTAGCTCAATTTTCTGATAGTCAGGAAAAGGCTCTCGAAACTTCTTTGCACCATTGGTTACTGATTATGAGATATGCTGCCATGGCAATGTTACTCAATAATCCTGAGTTTTTGGAACGTCGATTATTGGAATGGTTAACGGATATTGTCCAAGTCAGGGAATCTCAATCCATTGATTCGGCTGTTCATTCTCTTCTCATGACTCAACTAGGAAAAACTATGGATTCTTCTGAGTTGAATTATTTAGAACCTTTTTTGAATCAAGCTAAGGAATACTTAGTAAATGCCCCTGTACGAGCTTAG
- a CDS encoding ammonium transporter (PFAM: Ammonium Transporter Family~TIGRFAM: ammonium transporter~COGs: COG0004 Ammonia permease~InterPro IPR018047:IPR001905~KEGG: cyt:cce_3261 ammonium/methylammonium permease~PFAM: ammonium transporter~SPTR: Ammonium transporter;~TIGRFAM: ammonium transporter; TC 1.A.11) codes for MSRSQGQDSFILNSMGWLRSKLPSYWVGCIPLSALIFVVWSFSAQAQGFDPPETLEELRVVLDSIFLLVASILVIFMNAGFGMLETGFCRQKNAVNILSKNLIVFAIATIVYWAIGFAFMYGNSDNGFIGLAGFFFDGVNGEPYGLDPYPEAVPPAIEFLFQVAFAATAATIVSGAVAERIKFDAFLIFSVLLVGISYPITGYWTWGEGWLDGLGFADFAGSTIVHSVGGWAALTGAIILGPRQGKYSSDGRVNAIPGHNMSIATLGCLILWIGWFGFNPGSELAATANVPFIALTTNLAAAAGGVMATATAWIKDGKPDLSMIINGILAGLVGITAGCDTVTIPGAVLIGAIAGTLVVFSVAFIDQVLHIDDPVGATSVHLVCGIWGTLAVGIFGTGDENIVTQIIGILAIGAFTVVASGIFWFVLKATIGIRVHAEDEIKGLDITEHGMEAYSGFVKEADVLSGGFASSVSSEISSGTEG; via the coding sequence ATGTCTCGATCGCAGGGTCAAGATAGCTTTATACTAAATTCTATGGGGTGGTTACGTAGTAAATTACCTTCCTACTGGGTTGGTTGCATCCCCCTAAGTGCTTTAATTTTTGTGGTGTGGAGTTTTTCCGCCCAAGCCCAAGGTTTCGATCCTCCTGAAACTCTTGAGGAATTGAGGGTCGTTTTAGATTCTATCTTCTTGTTAGTTGCTTCTATTCTAGTTATCTTTATGAACGCTGGTTTCGGGATGCTAGAAACTGGTTTTTGTCGTCAGAAAAATGCTGTTAACATCCTCTCCAAAAACTTAATTGTTTTTGCGATTGCTACCATCGTTTATTGGGCCATTGGATTTGCCTTCATGTATGGTAATAGCGACAATGGCTTTATCGGTTTAGCAGGATTTTTCTTCGACGGGGTAAATGGTGAGCCTTATGGCTTGGATCCATATCCTGAAGCTGTTCCCCCTGCTATCGAGTTTTTATTCCAGGTAGCTTTCGCTGCAACTGCTGCAACTATCGTATCTGGTGCAGTGGCCGAGAGAATTAAGTTCGATGCATTCTTAATTTTCAGTGTTTTATTAGTAGGTATTTCTTACCCCATTACTGGTTATTGGACTTGGGGAGAAGGTTGGTTAGATGGTTTAGGTTTTGCTGATTTTGCTGGTTCTACCATCGTTCACTCTGTGGGTGGTTGGGCAGCCCTTACTGGAGCTATTATTCTTGGCCCTCGTCAAGGAAAATACTCCTCTGATGGCAGGGTAAATGCTATCCCCGGTCACAATATGAGTATTGCTACCTTGGGATGTCTTATCCTTTGGATTGGCTGGTTTGGTTTCAACCCCGGTTCTGAGTTGGCGGCTACTGCTAACGTTCCTTTCATTGCCTTGACTACTAACTTGGCGGCGGCGGCTGGTGGTGTTATGGCGACTGCTACTGCTTGGATTAAAGATGGTAAGCCTGATTTATCCATGATCATTAATGGTATTCTTGCTGGTTTGGTGGGTATTACCGCAGGTTGTGATACTGTTACTATTCCCGGGGCTGTTCTTATCGGTGCGATCGCTGGTACGCTTGTAGTATTCTCTGTGGCTTTCATTGACCAAGTTCTTCACATTGATGACCCCGTGGGTGCGACTTCTGTTCACCTAGTCTGCGGTATTTGGGGAACCTTGGCAGTAGGCATTTTCGGCACTGGTGATGAGAATATTGTTACTCAGATTATTGGTATTCTTGCCATTGGTGCTTTTACTGTGGTAGCTAGTGGTATTTTCTGGTTTGTTCTCAAAGCAACCATAGGTATCAGAGTTCATGCTGAGGACGAAATCAAAGGTCTTGATATTACTGAACATGGTATGGAGGCTTACAGCGGATTTGTGAAAGAGGCGGATGTTCTCTCTGGCGGTTTTGCAAGTTCTGTTAGTAGTGAAATCTCCTCTGGTACAGAAGGTTAA
- a CDS encoding hypothetical protein (KEGG: cyh:Cyan8802_4218 hypothetical protein~SPTR: Putative uncharacterized protein) — translation MAMSTISSGLGKDQEIWNNLKKAIAKSSGFKQWQQEKQSAPTETDEQVREYLRSTLETLAY, via the coding sequence ATGGCAATGTCAACTATTTCGAGTGGTTTAGGCAAGGATCAAGAAATTTGGAACAATCTTAAAAAGGCGATCGCCAAAAGCTCTGGTTTTAAACAGTGGCAACAGGAAAAACAATCCGCCCCAACAGAAACCGATGAGCAAGTACGAGAATATTTACGCTCTACCTTAGAAACCCTTGCTTATTAA
- a CDS encoding pentapeptide repeat protein (PFAM: Pentapeptide repeats (8 copies)~COGs: COG1357 Uncharacterized low-complexity protein~InterPro IPR001646~KEGG: cyc:PCC7424_2302 pentapeptide repeat protein~PFAM: pentapeptide repeat protein~SPTR: Pentapeptide repeat protein) translates to MVVTTINADIQTKYGWGERNFPKLQLRRIDLRNAELKGANFQGSDFSYADLRGADLSKADLRNCYFNEANLTGANLKGANLQGAYFIKSYLIRADLTKANIKEAYLTGSFVTRANFAKADLCGAFLNGTHIGGADFRGAVYDSSTRFDKGFDPNILKMVVVSSFQGAIAHKITVGDVIANFEQIANITSHYLGGMITVKNFEQSRPDAEWLENFAMDKNCKITFQGSLNHQATTMQLKWLEKWTNSFVEKSSLIVQDLPRIIEEKSLTIPSLLKK, encoded by the coding sequence ATGGTAGTAACAACAATTAATGCAGATATACAAACCAAATATGGTTGGGGAGAGAGAAATTTTCCTAAATTGCAATTAAGAAGAATAGATCTAAGAAATGCGGAGCTTAAAGGTGCTAATTTTCAAGGTTCAGATTTTAGTTATGCCGATTTAAGGGGTGCTGATTTAAGCAAAGCAGATTTGCGTAATTGTTACTTTAATGAAGCCAATCTCACAGGGGCTAATTTAAAAGGTGCTAATTTGCAGGGAGCTTATTTCATCAAATCCTATTTAATCAGAGCTGATTTGACTAAGGCAAATATCAAAGAAGCATATTTAACTGGCAGTTTTGTTACTAGGGCTAATTTTGCCAAGGCGGATTTATGCGGGGCTTTTCTTAATGGTACTCATATTGGTGGTGCCGATTTTAGGGGCGCTGTCTATGATAGTTCTACTCGATTTGATAAAGGTTTTGATCCCAATATCCTAAAAATGGTCGTTGTTTCTTCTTTTCAAGGTGCGATCGCCCATAAAATCACCGTGGGGGATGTAATTGCCAACTTTGAACAAATAGCCAATATTACCAGCCATTACCTAGGAGGCATGATCACCGTCAAAAATTTTGAACAATCCCGTCCCGATGCCGAGTGGTTAGAAAACTTCGCCATGGATAAAAACTGTAAAATCACCTTCCAAGGTTCCTTAAACCATCAAGCAACCACCATGCAGCTTAAATGGTTAGAAAAATGGACTAATTCCTTTGTCGAAAAATCCTCCTTAATTGTTCAAGATTTACCTCGCATTATCGAAGAAAAAAGTTTAACTATTCCTTCTCTTTTGAAAAAGTAA
- a CDS encoding hypothetical protein (KEGG: cyt:cce_2111 hypothetical protein~SPTR: Putative uncharacterized protein), translated as MSLTPTLDSISVEQFFFNANWRGIKRNQSPSAIHHQEIINADDFIPNLNLPVEEFFTHHNWQGVKKMISYSPNFNTEHNSAVTTTLSLQMEVRDFFHRFPWQGETREVKVNIAQAPIVEPKSENSPPPFSELKMNDLSDLF; from the coding sequence ATGAGCTTAACACCAACATTAGATAGTATCAGTGTTGAGCAATTCTTCTTCAATGCCAACTGGCGAGGTATAAAAAGAAATCAAAGTCCATCTGCCATCCACCATCAGGAAATTATTAATGCCGATGACTTTATTCCTAACCTTAATTTACCAGTAGAAGAATTTTTCACCCATCATAATTGGCAGGGAGTCAAAAAAATGATTTCCTACTCCCCCAATTTCAACACTGAGCATAATTCCGCCGTAACCACAACTCTTTCCTTACAGATGGAAGTGAGGGATTTCTTTCACAGATTTCCATGGCAAGGGGAAACAAGGGAAGTAAAAGTAAATATTGCCCAAGCACCAATCGTCGAACCAAAATCGGAAAACTCACCCCCTCCCTTTAGTGAATTAAAAATGAATGATTTGTCTGATTTATTTTAA
- a CDS encoding HAD-superfamily hydrolase, subfamily IA, variant 3 (PFAM: haloacid dehalogenase-like hydrolase~TIGRFAM: haloacid dehalogenase superfamily, subfamily IA, variant 3 with third motif having DD or ED~COGs: COG0637 phosphatase/phosphohexomutase~InterPro IPR005834:IPR006402:IPR005833~KEGG: HAD-superfamily hydrolase~PFAM: Haloacid dehalogenase domain protein hydrolase~SPTR: CbbY family protein;~TIGRFAM: HAD-superfamily hydrolase, subfamily IA, variant 3), with protein sequence MNLKALIFDVDGTIAETERDGHRVAFNLAFDELNLPWQWDVDFYGKLLKIGGGKERFTYYLNNYQQDFKLPSSLDDFVLNVHKIKNQYYAQLVQDKTIKLRTGVARLMTEAHQNNVRLAIASTSAVKNVKALLDGTCDPEMISWIEVIAAGDMVENKKPAPDIYLLALEKLNLSPAECVTIEDTNQGLVAATKADVKTIVTVNEYTKDENFDSAMVVLNHLGEKEKPCQIIQHQENVSDFMDKLENEYLTIDLINQFLTIN encoded by the coding sequence ATGAATCTTAAAGCACTTATATTCGATGTTGATGGTACCATTGCCGAAACCGAAAGAGATGGACATAGAGTCGCCTTTAATCTCGCTTTTGATGAACTTAATTTGCCTTGGCAATGGGATGTAGATTTTTATGGTAAATTACTTAAAATTGGCGGAGGAAAAGAACGTTTTACCTATTATTTAAATAACTATCAACAGGATTTTAAACTACCTTCTTCCTTAGATGATTTTGTCTTAAATGTTCATAAAATCAAAAATCAATATTATGCCCAATTAGTACAAGATAAAACCATTAAATTACGTACAGGGGTAGCAAGATTGATGACAGAAGCCCATCAAAATAACGTGCGCCTTGCGATCGCCTCTACATCAGCAGTAAAAAACGTAAAAGCCTTATTAGATGGTACTTGTGACCCTGAAATGATTTCGTGGATAGAAGTCATAGCCGCAGGGGATATGGTCGAAAATAAAAAACCAGCCCCTGATATTTATCTATTAGCCCTAGAAAAACTCAACCTCTCCCCCGCTGAATGTGTAACTATCGAAGACACTAACCAAGGATTAGTCGCCGCCACCAAAGCCGATGTAAAAACCATTGTCACAGTAAACGAGTACACAAAGGACGAAAATTTTGATTCTGCCATGGTGGTGTTAAATCATTTGGGAGAGAAAGAAAAACCCTGTCAAATTATTCAACATCAAGAAAATGTATCGGATTTTATGGACAAATTAGAAAATGAATATCTGACTATTGACTTAATCAATCAATTTCTAACAATAAATTAG
- a CDS encoding phosphoadenylylsulfate reductase (thioredoxin) (PFAM: Phosphoadenosine phosphosulfate reductase family~TIGRFAM: phosophoadenylyl-sulfate reductase (thioredoxin); phosphoadenosine phosphosulfate reductase, thioredoxin dependent~COGs: COG0175 3'-phosphoadenosine 5'-phosphosulfate sulfotransferase (PAPS reductase)/FAD synthetase~InterPro IPR002500:IPR011800:IPR004511~KEGG: cyp:PCC8801_0262 phosphoadenosine phosphosulfate reductase~PFAM: phosphoadenosine phosphosulfate reductase~SPTR: Phosphoadenosine phosphosulfate reductase;~TIGRFAM: phosphoadenosine phosphosulfate reductase) — translation MYQLSTVRDSLDLVSINNNLVDCSAGAIVDWANQQFGKHLVMSTSFGIQSAVMLHLVTQIVPDVPIIWIDTGYLPKETYIFAEELTNRLNLNLKVYQSEMSPARMEALYGKIWQDKNVESLNLYDRIRKVEPMQRALKELKAEAWLAGLRQNQTKFRQQLEYVNKQGEHYKILPILRWSSRDIYEYLTEHDLPYHPYFDKGYVSVGDWHSSRPLSATDGDERDTRFHGVKQECGLHLPLSNDEAQSLDSSQL, via the coding sequence GTGTATCAATTATCTACTGTCAGAGATTCCTTAGATTTAGTTTCCATTAATAATAATTTAGTCGATTGCAGCGCAGGGGCGATCGTTGATTGGGCAAATCAACAATTTGGAAAACACTTGGTAATGAGTACCAGCTTCGGGATTCAGTCCGCCGTGATGTTGCACTTAGTAACCCAAATTGTTCCCGACGTACCTATTATCTGGATTGACACAGGCTATTTACCCAAAGAAACCTATATTTTCGCCGAAGAACTAACCAACCGACTAAATCTCAATCTCAAGGTTTATCAATCGGAAATGAGTCCTGCCAGAATGGAAGCCCTTTATGGTAAAATTTGGCAGGATAAAAACGTAGAATCCCTGAACCTTTACGATCGCATCAGGAAAGTAGAACCCATGCAAAGGGCATTAAAAGAACTAAAAGCCGAGGCATGGTTGGCAGGTTTGAGACAAAACCAGACCAAATTCCGTCAACAATTGGAATATGTCAACAAACAAGGGGAACACTACAAAATTTTACCCATTCTCAGATGGAGTTCCCGTGATATTTACGAATATTTAACAGAGCATGATTTGCCCTATCATCCCTACTTTGACAAAGGTTATGTATCCGTGGGAGATTGGCATTCTAGCCGTCCATTAAGTGCCACCGATGGAGATGAAAGGGATACCCGTTTCCATGGAGTAAAACAAGAGTGTGGCTTACACTTACCCCTAAGTAACGATGAAGCCCAAAGTCTTGATTCTAGTCAATTGTAA
- a CDS encoding glycyl-tRNA synthetase beta chain (PFAM: Glycyl-tRNA synthetase beta subunit; DALR anticodon binding domain~TIGRFAM: glycyl-tRNA synthetase, tetrameric type, beta subunit~COGs: COG0751 Glycyl-tRNA synthetase beta subunit~InterPro IPR006194:IPR002311:IPR008909:IPR015944~KEGG: cyh:Cyan8802_2388 glycyl-tRNA synthetase, beta subunit~PFAM: glycyl-tRNA synthetase beta subunit; DALR anticodon binding domain protein~PRIAM: Glycine--tRNA ligase~SPTR: Glycyl-tRNA synthetase, beta subunit;~TIGRFAM: glycyl-tRNA synthetase, beta subunit), translated as MPDFLLEIGTEELPASFVDSAIAQWQEKIKNHLESEYLQPEKINIYGTPRRLAVLIEGIGEKQPDREEEIKGPPVSAAYKDGQPTKALEGFTRKQGVSMDEVEIKTTPKGDFIFVNKKFVGKNTTEILQALIPQWITGLEGRRFMRWADGDLRFPRPIRHLVALWDNQILPLQLPNGNTTIKGDRSSTGHRILHPEKITIDTAKDYKASLEKAFVQVDVNERCESIKKQIQEIAQKVGGKAEIYPDLLAEVTNLVEYPTAVLGSFEPEFLELPPEVITTVMVTHQRYFPIKDEKGALLPYFITIGNGDPQKSDIIATGNAKVIRARLADAQFFYQADCDEHLETYLPQLENVTFQEDLGTMHDKVNRIIAISQQIAEQLNLDATQKAEIESTASLCKADLVTQMVYEFPELQGVMGEKYALVSGESATVARGIFEHYLPRNADDIMPHTLNGQVVGIGDRLDTIVSIIGLGMIPSGSSDPFALRRSANGIINIAWHGNLGINLTQLIEQACNDFLAGHDQESPLQIVTDFFLQRIQTLLQDELEIDYDLVNAVLGEDDQEYKERALNSVLDVRNRALFLQQIRDNGTLANIYETVNRSTKLAQKGTLNTTELDPHNIIKPELFESNSEQELYNALEKLLPISQKAKANSDYHLLTNALVEIAPTISNFFDGDDSVLVMADDENIKQNRLNLLGLLRNHSRILADFGAIVK; from the coding sequence ATGCCTGATTTTCTATTAGAAATTGGAACAGAAGAATTACCCGCTAGTTTTGTGGATAGTGCGATCGCACAGTGGCAAGAAAAAATAAAAAATCATTTAGAATCAGAATATCTACAACCTGAAAAAATCAATATATATGGCACTCCCAGACGTTTAGCCGTATTAATAGAAGGCATCGGCGAAAAACAACCCGATAGAGAAGAAGAAATAAAAGGCCCCCCTGTCAGCGCCGCTTACAAGGATGGACAACCCACCAAAGCATTAGAAGGTTTTACCCGTAAGCAAGGGGTGAGTATGGATGAGGTGGAGATAAAAACTACCCCCAAAGGGGATTTTATCTTTGTTAATAAAAAGTTTGTGGGCAAAAACACCACAGAAATATTACAAGCATTGATCCCTCAATGGATAACGGGGTTAGAAGGTAGAAGGTTTATGCGTTGGGCGGATGGCGATTTGCGTTTTCCTCGCCCCATTCGTCATCTAGTGGCACTTTGGGATAATCAAATATTACCCCTCCAATTACCTAACGGTAACACAACTATTAAGGGCGATCGCTCTTCTACGGGGCATCGTATTTTACATCCTGAGAAAATCACCATCGACACCGCCAAAGACTATAAAGCATCCCTAGAAAAAGCCTTTGTGCAAGTGGATGTGAATGAAAGATGTGAGTCTATCAAAAAACAAATCCAAGAAATAGCCCAAAAAGTAGGGGGTAAAGCGGAAATTTATCCCGACTTACTCGCCGAGGTTACTAACCTTGTGGAATATCCTACCGCCGTGTTAGGTAGTTTTGAGCCAGAATTTTTGGAACTTCCCCCCGAAGTAATCACCACCGTCATGGTGACACACCAACGTTATTTCCCTATCAAAGACGAAAAGGGAGCATTATTACCCTACTTTATCACCATCGGTAACGGAGATCCCCAAAAGTCCGACATCATCGCCACAGGTAACGCCAAGGTAATTAGGGCAAGACTGGCAGATGCTCAATTTTTCTACCAAGCCGATTGTGATGAGCATTTAGAAACCTATCTCCCCCAACTAGAAAACGTCACTTTCCAAGAAGACTTAGGCACCATGCACGATAAGGTTAATCGTATCATTGCCATCAGTCAACAAATTGCCGAACAATTAAACCTCGATGCCACCCAAAAAGCGGAAATTGAAAGCACAGCTTCTCTGTGTAAGGCAGATTTAGTTACCCAAATGGTTTATGAGTTTCCCGAATTACAAGGGGTGATGGGGGAAAAATATGCCCTCGTTAGTGGGGAGTCGGCAACGGTGGCTAGGGGTATTTTTGAACATTATTTACCCCGTAATGCTGATGATATTATGCCCCATACCCTTAATGGTCAGGTGGTGGGTATAGGCGATCGCCTCGACACCATTGTCAGTATAATTGGATTAGGCATGATACCATCGGGTTCTAGTGATCCTTTTGCCCTGAGAAGATCGGCTAATGGTATTATTAACATTGCATGGCATGGTAATCTGGGCATCAATTTAACTCAATTAATCGAACAAGCCTGTAACGATTTTCTGGCAGGACATGATCAAGAATCTCCTTTACAAATTGTCACTGATTTCTTTTTACAAAGGATTCAAACTTTATTACAAGATGAGTTAGAGATTGACTATGATTTGGTTAATGCCGTCTTGGGTGAAGATGATCAAGAATATAAAGAACGTGCTTTAAATAGTGTCTTAGATGTACGCAATCGAGCCTTATTTTTACAACAAATTAGGGATAATGGTACATTGGCAAATATTTATGAAACCGTAAATCGTTCCACAAAATTGGCTCAAAAAGGAACTTTAAATACCACAGAATTAGATCCTCATAATATTATTAAACCAGAATTATTTGAGTCTAATTCAGAGCAAGAATTATACAACGCCCTCGAGAAATTATTACCCATTTCTCAAAAAGCAAAGGCGAATAGTGACTATCATTTGTTAACTAATGCCCTCGTAGAAATTGCCCCTACCATCAGTAACTTTTTTGATGGGGATGATAGTGTTTTGGTAATGGCGGATGATGAAAACATCAAACAAAATCGTCTAAATCTTCTTGGTTTATTACGCAACCACAGTCGTATTTTAGCTGATTTCGGTGCGATCGTTAAATAA